Proteins encoded within one genomic window of Triticum aestivum cultivar Chinese Spring chromosome 2D, IWGSC CS RefSeq v2.1, whole genome shotgun sequence:
- the LOC123052935 gene encoding cytochrome P450 81Q32 — MSTAERTMEMGSFPFFYVAAITFLTALLLRSFLTKKRRRLPPGPALAVPFLGHLPFLKKPLHATLARLAARHGPVFSLRLGSRPAVVVTSAELARECFSSDLDATIANRPHFPSVREVSFDYTVLTLANYGAHWRAARRVAVVHLLSARRVDLMSDAVVARELRALVRRLARLTAGGAARVELKRRLFDLSHSVLMEVLARSRNTYSDDEADMSQEAREMKDVVDAIVPLVGVANLWDYLPVLRWFDWRGVGRQLADTTSRRNAFIYKLIDRERRKQQAAADKQEEEQGMIGVMLSLQKSEPDLYTDNFIAALVANLLGVGTETTSTTTEWAMALLLNHPAVLKKAQEEIDAHLSGEPSRLLDKKDLPHLPYLHCIINETMRLCPAAPLLLPHEAAADCQLHGYDVAAGTIVLVNAYAIHRDPAEWGPAPEEFRPERFEHGGAEGKLMMSFGMGRRKCPGESLAMRTMGMVLGTLIQCFDWKRVGDEEVDMAASSGIVMFKAVALEALCTPRAGMETLLHKL, encoded by the exons ATGAGCACCGCAGAAAGAACAATGGAGATGGGTAGCTTCCCCTTCTTCTACGTCGCCGCCATCACCTTTCTCACCGCCCTTTTGCTCCGCTCCTTCCTCACCAAGAAGCGGCGACGGCTGCCACCCGGCCCGGCGCTGGCGGTCCCGTTCCTTGGCCACCTCCCCTTCCTCAAGAAGCCGCTGCACGCCACGCTCGCGCGCCTCGCCGCGCGCCACGGCCCGGTCTTCTCCCTCCGCCTCGGCTCGCGCCCCGCCGTCGTCGTCACCTCGGCGGAGCTCGCCAGGGAGTGCTTCTCCTCCGACCTCGACGCCACGATCGCCAACCGCCCCCACTTCCCGTCCGTGCGGGAGGTCTCCTTCGACTACACCGTGCTCACCCTCGCCAACTACGGCGCCCACTGGCGCGCCGCGCGCCGCGTCGCCGTCGTGCACCTCCTCTCCGCGCGCCGCGTCGACCTCATGTCCGACGCCGTCGTCGCCCGCGAGCTGCGCGCCCTGGTGCGCCGCCTCGCGCGCCTTACCGCCGGCGGTGCGGCGAGGGTGGAGCTGAAGCGGCGGCTGTTCGACCTCTCCCACAGCGTCCTCATGGAGGTCCTCGCGCGGAGCAGGAACACCTACTCCGACGACGAAGCGGACATGTCCCAGGAGGCGCGGGAGATGAAGGACGTCGTGGACGCCATCGTGCCGCTCGTCGGTGTCGCCAACCTGTGGGACTACCTGCCGGTGCTACGCTGGTTCGACTGGCGAGGCGTCGGGCGGCAGCTGGCGGACACAACCAGTCGGAGGAACGCCTTCATCTACAAGCTCATCGACAGGGAGAGGCGGAAGCAGCAGgccgccgccgacaagcaggaGGAGGAGCAGGGCATGATCGGCGTCATGCTCTCGCTGCAGAAGTCAGAGCCCGACCTCTACACGGACAATTTcatcgccgccctcgtcgcc AATCTTCTTGGCGTCGGGACAGAGACGACGTCGACGACGACGGAATGGGCGATGGCGCTCCTGCTGAACCACCCGGCGGTGCTAAAGAAGGCACAGGAAGAGATCGACGCGCACCTCAGCGGCGAGCCGAGCCGCCTCCTCGACAAGAAGGACCTGCCCCACCTTCCTTACCTCCACTGCATCATCAATGAGACGATGCGGCTGTGCCCGGCCGCGCCGCTGCTGCTACCACACGAGGCCGCCGCCGACTGCCAGCTCCACGGGTACGACGTCGCCGCGGGCACCATCGTGCTCGTCAACGCGTACGCCATCCACCGCGACCCGGCTGAGTGGGGACCGGCGCCCGAGGAGTTCAGGCCGGAGAGGTTCGAGCATGGCGGCGCCGAGGGGAAGCTCATGATGTCCTTCGGGATGGGAAGGCGCAAGTGCCCCGGGGAGAGCCTCGCCATGAGGACCATGGGTATGGTTCTTGGCACGCTCATCCAGTGCTTCGATTGGAAAAGGGTCGGGGATGAAGAGGTCGACATGGCCGCCAGTTCCGGGATCGTCATGTTCAAGGCCGTCGCTCTGGAAGCTCTCTGCACACCGCGAGCCGGCATGGAAACTCTTCTTCACAAGCTCTAA
- the LOC123052937 gene encoding glutamyl-tRNA(Gln) amidotransferase subunit B, chloroplastic/mitochondrial encodes MALTLLRGIRTQTLFGANAGLFCTTRRHPLAHFTTRVESVQTSEPKSVRKSIQQATKEAAEHKTQGFEAVIGIETHVQLSTITKAFCSCPYDYGSQPNSTVCPTCMGHPGTLPVLNAKVVECAVKLGLALNCEISMTSKFDRKQYFYPDLPKGYQISQFDIPIAEKGYLDLDIPMEFGGGHRRFGVTRVHMEEDAGKLLHSESGSFSQVDLNRAGVPLLEIVSEPDMRTGIEAAEYGAEIQRVVRYLGVGNGNMQEGSLRCDVNVSVRPIGQSEFGTKVEIKNMNSFSEISRAIDYEISRQILLHKESQADKIVQETRLWDESSQKTFTMRKKEGLADYRYFPEPDLPEVVLTSDYIDEIRNSMPELPEAKRRRYENMGLSMQDVIFLANDDIVAHFFDSTLERGADAKLAANWIMGDITAYLKNEKLSIDEIKLTPLELSELIAFIKNGTISGKIGKEILVELITKGGTVKSVIEEKDLVQIADPAAIEAMVDKVLAENPKQLEQYRAGKTKLQGFFAGQVMKASKGKASPVLLNKILGEKLKGN; translated from the exons ATGGCTCTAACACTCCTACGAGGGATCAGAACACAAACCTTATTTGGAGCAAATGCAGGCCTGTTCTGTACCACTCGACGTCATCCGCTAGCCCACTTCACAACTAGGGTGGAGAGCGTGCAGACTAGTGAGCCCAAATCAGTGCGCAAATCAATTCAACAGGCCACCAAGGAGGCGGCGGAGCACAAGACACAAGGTTTTGAAGCGGTGATCGGCATTGAGACCCATGTCCAGCTCTCGACCATCACAAAGGCATTTTGCTCCTGCCCCTACGACTATGGCTCCCAGCCAAACAGCACCGTTTGCCCCACCTGCATGGGCCACCCCGGGACATTGCCGGTTCTGAACGCAAAGGTTGTTGAATGTGCTGTCAAGCTAGGCCTCGCTCTCAACTGTGAGATTTCCATGACATCCAAGTTTGACCGAAAGCAGTACTTCTACCCAGACCTGCCCAAGGGATACCAGATTTCGCAGTTTGACATTCCGATTGCTGAGAAGGGTTACCTTGATTTGGATATTCCAATGGAGTTTGGTGGTGGTCACAGGCGATTTGGGGTCACGCGGGTTCATATGGAAGAAGATGCTGGCAAGCTGCTTCACTCTGAATCCGGGAGTTTTTCTCAG GTTGACCTAAATAGAGCCGGCGTCCCTTTGCTAGAGATTGTCTCAGAACCAGATATGAGGACAGGCATAGAGGCTGCTGAGTATGGTGCTGAGATACAAAGGGTTGTTAGATACCTGGGAGTGGGCAATGGCAACATGCAGGAAGGTTCCCTCCGCTGTGATGTCAATGTATCTGTCCGGCCTATTGGACAATCAGAATTCGGTACAAAG GTTGAAATAAAGAATATGAACTCATTTTCTGAAATAAGTAGGGCAATAGATTATGAGATATCCCGACAGATTCTTCTTCACAAAGAAAGCCAGGCTGACAAAATTGTACAGGAAACCCGTCTATGGGATGAATCTTCTCAG AAAACTTTTACAATGCGGAAAAAGGAGGGACTTGCCGACTACAGATATTTTCCTGAGCCTGATCTTCCTGAAGTTGTTCTGACTagtgattacattgatgaaattcGTAATTCAATGCCGGAGCTTCCAGAGGCAAAGCGTAGGCGTTATGAGAACATGGGGCTCAGCATGCAAGATGTTATTTTCCTTGCTAATGACGATATT GTTGCTCATTTCTTCGATTCTACACTTGAGCGTGGTGCTGATGCAAAGCTGGCTGCTAATTGGATCATGGGTGACATTACGGCTTATCTGAAGAATGAAAAGCTCTCTATTGATGAAATTAAACTAACACCTCTTGAGCTTTCTGAACTGATTGCATTCATAAAGAATGGTACTATCAGTGGGAAGATTGGCAAGGAG ATTCTTGTTGAGCTCATTACCAAAGGCGGAACTGTTAAGTCGGTGATAGAGGAGAAAGATTTGGTTCAG ATAGCAGATCCAGCAGCAATTGAGGCCATGGTAGATAAAGTACTCGCCGAGAATCCGAAGCAACTTGAGCAGTATCGGGCTGGGAAAACCAAGTTGCAGGGATTTTTCGCTGGCCAG GTGATGAAAGCATCGAAAGGTAAAGCAAGTCCTGTTTTATTGAACAAAATCCTCGGGGAGAAGTTGAAGGGCAATTAA